A genomic window from Solanum dulcamara chromosome 11, daSolDulc1.2, whole genome shotgun sequence includes:
- the LOC129873026 gene encoding DNA mismatch repair protein MLH3-like isoform X1 codes for MLPFTPATSKYGHSDDMHAFPASFGFKGEALSYISDVSLLEIVTKTHWRPNEFCKDGKCLCLGVGTTGFGISRDGLVLMGGRYATSKYCHSYDMHAFPASFGLKGEALSSTSDISLLEIVTKTHGRPNGYCKVFKSLFVMYFTTNQFKGSTCTPSPKRVLHSMKEYLLRITLVHSNVSYNFVDIDRRATPSSLPLLSAGFGIHLSSLNKLNASDGSFKLSGYISGPSIFLYQLKICFQRTNT; via the exons ATGCTTCCTTTTACACCAGCGACATCAAAATACGGCCATTCAGATGATATGCATGCTTTCCCAGCAAGCTTTGGCTTCAAAGGAGAGGCTCTGAGCTATATTTCTGACGTTTCTTTATTGGAAATTGTTACTAAAACTCACTGGAGGCCAAATGAATTTTGTAAG GACGGCAAGTGTTTGTGCCTTGGAGTTGGTACAACAG GATTTGGTATCTCACGAGATGGACTAGTGTTGATGGGAGGAAGATATG CGACATCAAAATACTGCCATTCATATGATATGCATGCTTTCCCAGCTAGCTTTGGCCTTAAAGGAGAGGCTCTGAGCTCTACTTCTGATATTTCTTTGTTGGAAATTGTTACTAAAACTCACGGGAGGCCAAATGGATATTGTAAGGTttttaag TCATTGTTCGTGATGTATTTTACAACCAACCAGTTCAAAGGAAGCACATGCACTCCAA GCCCAAAGAGAGTCCTGCATTCTATGAAAGAGTATCTGCTAAGAATCACCCTTGTGCATTCCAATGTCTCATACAATTTTGTTGATATTGACAG ACGTGCTACTCCTTCTTCGTTGCCGCTATTGTCCGCTGGGTTTGGGATTCATCTGAGTTCCCTTAACAAACTGAATGCAAGTGATGGCTCATTCAAACTCTCAGGATACATCTCAG GTCCTTCAATATTTCT ATATCAACTCAAGATTTGCTTCCAAAGGACCAATACATAA
- the LOC129873026 gene encoding DNA mismatch repair protein MLH3-like isoform X2 produces MLPFTPATSKYGHSDDMHAFPASFGFKGEALSYISDVSLLEIVTKTHWRPNEFCKDGKCLCLGVGTTGFGISRDGLVLMGGRYATSKYCHSYDMHAFPASFGLKGEALSSTSDISLLEIVTKTHGRPNGYCKVFKSLFVMYFTTNQFKGSTCTPSPKRVLHSMKEYLLRITLVHSNVSYNFVDIDRRATPSSLPLLSAGFGIHLSSLNKLNASDGSFKLSGYISGFDVYTVNSIHDQIDG; encoded by the exons ATGCTTCCTTTTACACCAGCGACATCAAAATACGGCCATTCAGATGATATGCATGCTTTCCCAGCAAGCTTTGGCTTCAAAGGAGAGGCTCTGAGCTATATTTCTGACGTTTCTTTATTGGAAATTGTTACTAAAACTCACTGGAGGCCAAATGAATTTTGTAAG GACGGCAAGTGTTTGTGCCTTGGAGTTGGTACAACAG GATTTGGTATCTCACGAGATGGACTAGTGTTGATGGGAGGAAGATATG CGACATCAAAATACTGCCATTCATATGATATGCATGCTTTCCCAGCTAGCTTTGGCCTTAAAGGAGAGGCTCTGAGCTCTACTTCTGATATTTCTTTGTTGGAAATTGTTACTAAAACTCACGGGAGGCCAAATGGATATTGTAAGGTttttaag TCATTGTTCGTGATGTATTTTACAACCAACCAGTTCAAAGGAAGCACATGCACTCCAA GCCCAAAGAGAGTCCTGCATTCTATGAAAGAGTATCTGCTAAGAATCACCCTTGTGCATTCCAATGTCTCATACAATTTTGTTGATATTGACAG ACGTGCTACTCCTTCTTCGTTGCCGCTATTGTCCGCTGGGTTTGGGATTCATCTGAGTTCCCTTAACAAACTGAATGCAAGTGATGGCTCATTCAAACTCTCAGGATACATCTCAGGTTTTGATGTTTACACAGTGAACAGTATACATGACCAAATTgatggatag
- the LOC129873026 gene encoding DNA mismatch repair protein MLH3-like isoform X3, producing the protein MLPFTPATSKYGHSDDMHAFPASFGFKGEALSYISDVSLLEIVTKTHWRPNEFCKDGKCLCLGVGTTGFGISRDGLVLMGGRYATSKYCHSYDMHAFPASFGLKGEALSSTSDISLLEIVTKTHGRPNGYCKVFKCKCLHLGIDDCRQDVGKTVIVRDVFYNQPVQRKHMHSKPKESPAFYERVSAKNHPCAFQCLIQFC; encoded by the exons ATGCTTCCTTTTACACCAGCGACATCAAAATACGGCCATTCAGATGATATGCATGCTTTCCCAGCAAGCTTTGGCTTCAAAGGAGAGGCTCTGAGCTATATTTCTGACGTTTCTTTATTGGAAATTGTTACTAAAACTCACTGGAGGCCAAATGAATTTTGTAAG GACGGCAAGTGTTTGTGCCTTGGAGTTGGTACAACAG GATTTGGTATCTCACGAGATGGACTAGTGTTGATGGGAGGAAGATATG CGACATCAAAATACTGCCATTCATATGATATGCATGCTTTCCCAGCTAGCTTTGGCCTTAAAGGAGAGGCTCTGAGCTCTACTTCTGATATTTCTTTGTTGGAAATTGTTACTAAAACTCACGGGAGGCCAAATGGATATTGTAAGGTttttaag TGCAAGTGTTTGCACCTTGGAATTGATGATTGTAGACAAGATGTTGGTAAAACAG TCATTGTTCGTGATGTATTTTACAACCAACCAGTTCAAAGGAAGCACATGCACTCCAA GCCCAAAGAGAGTCCTGCATTCTATGAAAGAGTATCTGCTAAGAATCACCCTTGTGCATTCCAATGTCTCATACAATTTTGTTGA
- the LOC129873027 gene encoding uncharacterized protein LOC129873027: protein MDFFKQTAENYGSGLPSFSHEPSPLPPDSLLETRFKDVNPYIAESGIETSVKHEVGVTYTFGNMEHNLLVPAINMGKEDCLIPNPAKFDLDFYACSKEDMGSIGALDAWDVYSSGSSEFYYDGDDLSHLYSYGEENLNNYMTPRAMLSSRVDGNSGKCIDAGNRGKTDELIRKKKSRTSHSAPPFYQGNKKFFATGESSRTEAGNNNIKTVHDVPLMPETRVVRRLQHSAEAICSDLPPQVVVTLYSLMKGHVINFLGRAKCENETS from the exons ATGGACTTCTTTAAACAGACAGCTGAAAATTATGGTTCTGGCCTACCATCTTTTAGTCATGAACCGTCTCCTCTGCCACCGGATTCTTTGCTTGAGACCAGGTTTAAAGATGTTAATCCTTACATTGCTGAAAGTGGGATTGAAACTTCTGTTAAACATGAAGTTGGTGTCACGTATACTTTTGGAAACATGGAACATAATCTCTTGGTTCCTGCCATAAATATGGGAAAAGAGGACTGCTTGATCCcaaatcctgcaaagtttgatcTTGATTTTTATGCTTGTTCTAAAGAGGATATGGGCAGTATAGGGGCACTTGATGCGTGGGACGTTTATAGTTCTGGTTCTTCTGAATTCTATTATGACGGAGATGATTTGTCACATTTATATTCTTATGGTGAAGAAAATCTTAATAATTATATGACACCACGAGCTATGCTCTCCTCTAGGGTGGATGGGAACTCGGGTAAATGTATTGATGCTGGAAATCGAGGTAAAACAGATGAGCTtataaggaagaagaagagtagAACCAGTCATTCAGCTCCTCCATTTTACCAAGGCAATAAGAAGTTCTTTGCCACGGGGGAGTCTTCAAGAACGGAAGCAGGAAATAACAATATTAAGACTGTTCATGATGTGCCACTCATGCCAG AAACTAGAGTTGTAAGGAGACTGCAGCATTCTGCAGAAGCTATCTGCTCGGACCTTCCACCCCAAGTTGTGGTGACGTTGTATTCTCTGATGAAAGGTCATGTTATCAACTTTCTTGGAAGG GCCAAGTGTGAAAATGAAACTAGTTAA